In the Entelurus aequoreus isolate RoL-2023_Sb linkage group LG21, RoL_Eaeq_v1.1, whole genome shotgun sequence genome, gcgctcctgtcatatagaggatctttgacaagtgtttttgcagtagaactTAAAAAcgtcagagcgctcctgtcatatagaggatctttgcctagcatttttgcagtataatttgcaaaacagcatagagctcctgtcatatagaggatctttgactagcaattttgcaaaagtacttaaaaacagcagagcgcacctgtcatatagaggatctttgaatagagtTTTTGCAGTAGAACTTAAAAAACGGCAGAGCGTTccagtcatatagaggatctttcacTCGTTTTTTGCAGTagaacttaaaaacagcagagcgctcctgtcatatagaggatctttgacaagcatttttgcagtagaactTGAAAACGGTAGAgccctcctgttatatagaggatctttgactcgtgtttttgcagtagaactTAAAAacggcagagcgctcctgtcatatagaggatctttgactagcatttttgacgtagaactttaaaaacagcagacagcTCGtatcgtagaggatctttgactagcaattttGCAGTAGAACTTAAAAACAGTAAACCACACCTGTCATATAGAAgctctttgacaagtgtttttgcagtagaacttaaaaaacagcagagagctcctgttatataaaggatctttgacttgcattttagCAGTAGATGCTTGGATGGTTGTTGACCTTGCTATAATAACCTTATTATTTCAGATTCTACGCGACAGTGCACCCCCTCAAGAAGCGCACCTCTATGACCACCTGCGCCTTGGTCCTGGCTGGCATCTGGCTGATGTCCTGCGGCCTGGTGGCCCCCGCGGTGAGCCACACCTATCACGTGGAGTTCAAAGAGGAGGGCTTCACCATCTGCGAGGAGTTCTGGTTGGGCCAAGAGAGGGAGCGGCGGGTGTACGCCTACAGCACCCTGCTGGTCACCTACGTCCTGCCCCTGTCCGCCGTCTTCGTGTCGTACTTGTGCATCACCGTCAAACTGAAGAAGTGCGTGGCCCCCGGTCACAGGACGCAGGAGAGGGCCGCCGCCCAGCAAACCCGGAAGAGGAAGATCTTCCGCTTGGTGGCCCTCCTGGTGTTCGCCTTCGCCGCGTGCTGGCTGCCTATCCACGTGTTCAACATGCTGCGGGACGTGGACATCACGCTCATCAACAAGCGCTTCTTCCTGCTCATACAGCTGCTCTGCCACCTGTGCGCCATGAGCTCCTCCTGCTGCAACCCCTTCCTCTACGCGTGGCTGCACGACCGCTTCCGAGCGGAGCTGAGGAAGATGCTCAagtgccgccgccgccgccgcgtcGGAGTGCCTGTCAATCCCCGCACCGCAGGTGTGGTCTTGTAACGGCGCGGCGGCAAAAGATACGACTCGTGCTTTTGGAATGCTTTGAAGCATACGTCAGCatgtggcatacttgccaaccctcccgtttttagcgggagaatcagcgcctctcccgacaacctcccggcagagattttctcccgacaaactcccggtattcagccggagctggaggccacgccccctccagctcaatgcggacctgagactgagtggggacagcctgttctcacgtccgctttcccacaatataaacagcttgcctgcccaatgaacggagaagttaaacaggacaatactgccatctaatggatagccaacggaacactgaaattcaagtatttattttttttctatgtaaatagaataaatatatatatatatatatatatatatatatatatatatatatatatatatatatatatatatatatatatatatatatatatatatatatatatatatatatattagggctgcaacaactaattgattaaatcgattaaaatcgattataaaaatagttgccgattaatttagtcatcgattcgttggatctatgctatgcgcatgtgcagaggctttttaaaaaaaaaaaaaatttttttttaaaaaaagtgtttttaaaaaaaataaacctttacttataaactgcaacatgtacaaacagctgagaaacaataatcaaaataagtatggtgccagtatgctgtttttttcaataaaatactggaaagtatagaaatgtagtttgtctcttttatccgattattaatcgagtaatcgaagtaataatcgacagattaatcgattatcaaattaatcgttagttgcagccctaatatatatatatatatatatatatatatatatatatatatatatatatatatatatatatatatatatatatatatatatatatatatatatatatgaaatactcgagttggtgaattctagctgtaaataaccacgcccccaaccaagcccccccaccccctaccccccacctcccaatattggaggtctgaaggttggcaagtaaggcatgtggccccacttttaactcttttttttcaaacgcttattacAAACGTTTATTTACagttaagtcattaatttgacttagtaaatattgacttactaagacacaaAACAGTTCAAGTTACCGGAGATActgagtatgtcattattttgagatactgagtatgtcattcttttgtcttagtaagtcaacgCACTCTttctttcaaacgcttattgcaaacgcttacttacagttaagtcattaatttgacttagtaaatactgACTTACTAAGACACAAAACAGTTCAAGTTACCGGAGATActgagtatgtcattattttgagatACTGAGTATGTCATTCTTTTGTCTTAATAAGTCAATTCACTCTttctttcaaacgcttattgcaaacgcttatttacagttaagtcattcatttgacttagtaaatattgacttactaagacacaaAACAGTTCAAGTTACCGGAGATActgagtatgtcattattttgagatactgagtatgtcattcttttgtcttagtaagtcaacgCACTCTttctttcaaacgcttattgcaaacgcttatttacagttaagtcattaatttgacttagtaaatattgacttactaagacacaaaacagttcaagttacctgagatactgagTATGTCATTCTTTTGAGATACTGAGTATGTCAttcttttgtcttagtaagtcaattcaCTCTttctttcaaacgcttattgcaaacgcttacttacagttaagtcattaatttgacttagtaaatactgACTTACTAAGACACAAAACAGTTCAAGTTACCGGAGATActgagtatgtcattattttgagatACTGAGTATGTCATTCTTTTGTCTTAATAAGTCAATTCACTCTttctttcaaacgcttattgcaaacgcttatttacagttaagtcattaatttgacttagtaaatattgacttactaagacacaaAACAGTTCAAGTTACCGGAGATActgagtatgtcattattttgagatactgagtatgtcattcttttgtcttagtaagtcaacgCACTCTttctttcaaacgcttattgcaaacgcttatttacagttaagtcattaatttgacttagtaaatattgacttactaagacacaaaacagttcaagttacctgagatactgagtatgtcattattttgagatactgagtatgtcattcttttgtcttagtaagtcaattcaCTCTTTCtttcaaacgcttatttacagttaagtcattaatttgacttagtaaatattgacttactaagacacaaAACAGTTCAAGTTACCGGAGATActgagtatgtcattattttgagatactgagtatgtcattattttgtcttaactCACTCTttctttcaaacgcttattgcaaacgcttatttacagttaagtcattaatttgacttagtaaatattgacttactaagacacaaAACAGTTCAAGTTACCGGAGATACTGAGTATGTCACTATTTTGAGATACTGACTATGTCAttcttttgtcttagtaagtcaactcACTCTttctttcaaacgcttattgcaaacgcttatttacagttaagtcattaatttgacttagtaaatattgacttactaagacacaaAACAGTTCAAGTTACCGGAGATActgagtatgtcattattttgagatactgagtatgtcattattttgtcttaactCACTCTttctttcaaacgcttattgcaaacgcttatttacagttaagtcattaatttgacttagtaaatattgacttactaagacacaaAACAGTTCAAGTTACCGGAGATACTGAGTATGTCACTATTTTGACATACTGAGTATGTCAttcttttgtcttagtaagtcaactcACTCTttctttcaaacgcttattgcaaacgcttatttacagttaagtcattaatttgacttagtaaatattgacttactaagacacaaaacagttcaagttacctgagatactgagtatgtcattattttgagatACTGAGTATGTAAttcttttgtcttagtaagtcaacgCACTCTttctttcaaacgcttattgcaaacgcttatttacagttaagtcattcatttgacttagtaaatattgacttactaagacacaaaacagttcaagttacctgagatactgagtatgtcattattttgagatACTGAGTATGTCATTCTTTTTGTCTTGGTAAGTCAATTCACTCTttctttcaaacgcttattgcaaacgcttatttacagttaagtcattaatttgacttagtaaatattgacttactaagacacaaaacagttcaagttacctgagatactgagtatgtcattattttgagatactgagtatgtcattcttttgtcttagtaagtcaacgCACTCTttctttcaaacgcttattgcaaacgcttatttacagttaagtcattcatttgacttagtaaatattgacttactaagacacaaAACAGTTCAAGTTACCTGATATACTGAGTATGTCATTCTTTTGAGATACTGAGTATGTCAttcttttgtcttagtaagtcaactcACTCTttctttcaaacgcttattgcaaacgcttatttacagttaagtcattaatttgacttagtaaatattgacttactaagacacaaaacagttcaagttacctgagatactgagtatgtcattattttgagatactgagtatgtcattcttttgtcttagtaagtcaattcaCTCTTTCtttcaaacgcttatttacagttaagtcattaatttgacttagtaaatattgacttactaagacacaaaacagttcaagttacctgagatactgagtatgtcattattttgtcttagtaagtcaattcaCTCTttctttcaaacgcttattgcaaacgcttatttacggttaagtcattaatttgacttagtaaatattgacttactaagacacaaAACAGTTCA is a window encoding:
- the prlhr2b gene encoding prolactin releasing hormone receptor 2b; the encoded protein is MDANHSDVLASVHKVIYEVAVHGNAADNRSSQFADVALLQTFKPLIIPCYVLVVLVGVFGNYLLLYVICRARKMHNVTNFFIGNLAFSDMLMCVACVPFTLAYAFNPHGWVFGRFVCYLVFLIQPVTVYVSVFTLTAIAVDRFYATVHPLKKRTSMTTCALVLAGIWLMSCGLVAPAVSHTYHVEFKEEGFTICEEFWLGQERERRVYAYSTLLVTYVLPLSAVFVSYLCITVKLKKCVAPGHRTQERAAAQQTRKRKIFRLVALLVFAFAACWLPIHVFNMLRDVDITLINKRFFLLIQLLCHLCAMSSSCCNPFLYAWLHDRFRAELRKMLKCRRRRRVGVPVNPRTAGVVL